One stretch of Saccharopolyspora erythraea DNA includes these proteins:
- a CDS encoding Ldh family oxidoreductase — MTLQQQTQTCADTVRVRYEDLHACVRELFTERGIPPRRAHTAASALCHGDLQGFDSHGVFNLSRLYLPLFASGRVDPAAEPEIITDTGACAVVDSRRALGLWSAAEAMDTAIQRAGQHGIGLVSIRDATHFGCAGYHAARAAEQGMVGIVASNCGGQRIARPPLGALTMLGTNPLAVAAPALTDHPFVLDMSTTVVPTGKVRTAASRGETIPPGWLTDEAGNPVTDPTAFDRGLAHLGWLGGSPETGAYKGYGLGLVVELLAALLPGANLGPAPAALQGDGGPHGRDDGIGFFVLAIAPDLLRPDGSFGADAHTMFDSLASCPPAAPGDLVRYPGWWEAERAFEHHHRGVPIPVHLHRELLELGLPDTRPAGDDQ, encoded by the coding sequence ATGACGCTGCAACAGCAAACGCAGACTTGCGCGGACACCGTCCGCGTGCGCTACGAAGACCTGCACGCATGCGTCCGCGAACTGTTCACCGAACGCGGGATACCGCCGCGCCGCGCACACACTGCCGCCTCCGCGCTGTGCCACGGCGACCTGCAGGGATTCGACTCGCACGGCGTGTTCAACCTTTCACGCCTCTACCTGCCGCTGTTCGCCTCCGGCCGCGTCGACCCGGCCGCGGAGCCGGAGATCATCACCGACACCGGTGCGTGCGCCGTCGTCGACTCGCGGCGCGCACTCGGCCTGTGGTCAGCCGCCGAAGCGATGGACACCGCCATCCAACGCGCCGGACAACACGGGATCGGCCTGGTCTCGATCCGCGATGCGACGCACTTCGGCTGCGCCGGCTATCATGCGGCACGCGCCGCCGAGCAGGGCATGGTCGGTATCGTCGCGAGCAACTGTGGCGGCCAACGCATCGCCCGGCCACCGCTCGGCGCACTGACGATGCTCGGGACCAATCCGCTCGCCGTCGCCGCCCCGGCCTTGACCGACCACCCATTCGTGCTCGACATGAGCACCACAGTGGTTCCCACCGGCAAGGTGCGCACCGCCGCGAGCCGCGGCGAGACCATTCCGCCCGGTTGGCTCACCGATGAGGCCGGGAATCCGGTCACCGATCCCACTGCCTTCGATCGCGGCCTGGCGCACCTGGGCTGGCTGGGTGGTTCCCCGGAAACCGGCGCCTACAAGGGTTACGGCCTGGGTCTCGTCGTCGAACTGCTGGCCGCGTTGCTACCCGGCGCCAACCTCGGCCCCGCGCCGGCGGCGCTGCAGGGCGACGGTGGCCCACACGGACGCGATGACGGAATCGGCTTCTTCGTCCTGGCGATCGCGCCGGACCTGCTTCGCCCGGACGGCTCTTTCGGCGCCGACGCGCACACGATGTTCGATTCCCTGGCCAGCTGCCCGCCGGCAGCACCCGGGGATCTGGTCCGGTATCCCGGCTGGTGGGAGGCCGAACGAGCCTTCGAACACCACCACCGCGGAGTCCCGATCCCCGTACACCTCCACCGAGAACTACTCGAACTCGGGCTGCCCGACACCCGACCCGCAGGTGATGACCAGTGA
- a CDS encoding Gfo/Idh/MocA family protein produces MTATAGNARRVAVVGLGTISKYYLGSIHHNPSWTLAAVCDTRSAALKPHRSDTPCFRDHRTMFQEVDLDAVVVTVPNDVHEAVCRDALHAGIPVCVEKPLAVSLDDGRELAALADATGTPLFTAFHRRYNENVLHLADQVRRGGTIEKLTVRYNELIEDHIGADNWYLDPQRCGGGCVADNGPNAFDLVRMFLDDVTVAAASVRRDQHGTDRQAVIELRSATGIPATVELDWSHPGEIKDVDVLLSDGTRLQADMLAGHPGFKSSLWHEYIGILDDFDATISGATRDDGGLPALDLVAQSYHNERTGDLASEGQPR; encoded by the coding sequence GTGACCGCTACCGCCGGAAACGCACGACGGGTCGCGGTCGTCGGCCTGGGCACGATCTCGAAATACTACCTGGGCTCGATCCACCACAATCCCAGTTGGACGTTGGCGGCTGTGTGCGACACCCGTTCCGCCGCACTAAAACCGCACCGATCCGACACGCCGTGTTTCCGCGACCATCGCACGATGTTCCAGGAGGTAGACCTGGATGCTGTGGTGGTCACCGTGCCCAACGACGTCCACGAAGCGGTGTGCAGGGACGCCCTGCACGCTGGGATCCCGGTCTGTGTGGAAAAGCCGTTGGCGGTGTCGCTCGACGACGGCCGCGAGCTCGCCGCGTTGGCCGACGCCACCGGAACACCGCTGTTCACCGCCTTCCACCGCCGGTACAACGAGAACGTGTTGCATCTGGCGGACCAGGTCCGCCGAGGCGGCACGATCGAGAAGCTGACCGTCCGGTACAACGAACTCATCGAAGACCACATAGGTGCCGACAACTGGTACCTGGACCCGCAGCGGTGCGGCGGCGGATGTGTTGCAGACAACGGGCCCAACGCCTTCGACCTGGTTCGCATGTTCCTCGACGACGTCACGGTCGCGGCCGCAAGCGTGCGACGCGACCAGCACGGAACCGATCGCCAAGCCGTGATCGAACTGCGCTCGGCCACCGGCATTCCGGCCACCGTCGAACTCGACTGGTCGCATCCTGGGGAGATCAAAGACGTCGACGTCCTACTCTCAGACGGAACACGGCTCCAGGCGGACATGCTGGCCGGCCACCCTGGCTTCAAATCCTCGCTGTGGCACGAATACATCGGAATCCTCGACGACTTCGACGCGACCATCTCCGGTGCCACGCGAGACGACGGCGGCCTACCGGCACTCGACCTCGTCGCACAGAGCTATCACAACGAACGAACCGGCGACCTGGCGTCAGAAGGGCAACCACGGTGA
- a CDS encoding DUF6917 domain-containing protein: protein MLLHRREQRGMSLEPHASRCVRQGEIHELATTDHEDTSPGARIDRVGFLGFAEIGCAGVIDRGDEFWIGSTLLGTVLGFDACHFPNHYNILIQAEKPVTGADLHLEPEMPIAFAPALLPAH, encoded by the coding sequence GTGCTGCTGCACCGCCGGGAGCAACGGGGCATGTCCCTCGAACCACACGCGAGCCGCTGTGTCCGGCAAGGCGAGATCCACGAACTGGCGACCACCGACCACGAGGACACCTCACCCGGCGCCCGCATCGACCGCGTCGGCTTCCTGGGGTTCGCCGAAATCGGGTGCGCCGGCGTGATCGACCGCGGCGACGAGTTCTGGATCGGCTCAACGCTGCTCGGAACCGTGCTGGGCTTCGACGCTTGCCACTTCCCGAACCACTACAACATCCTGATCCAAGCCGAGAAACCGGTGACCGGCGCGGACCTGCACCTCGAGCCGGAAATGCCCATCGCATTCGCGCCCGCGCTGCTACCCGCGCACTGA
- a CDS encoding nucleotide sugar dehydrogenase has protein sequence MSAELVVVGLGYVGLPLAARACEAGLAVIGLDISSEVVAEVNAGRSHVQDVSDEVVVGMTANGFTATTDPSVLGAAETIVLCVPTGLSDTGEPDLTAVRTAARTASGWLCPGTLVVLESTSYPGTTEEVVRPILEQGSGLRAGDDFHLAYSPERIDPGNAAFGVQNTPKIISGVTPLCAKYGVAFYGRFVDTLVVSRGTREAEMAKVLENTYRYVNIALVNEVALFCDQMGIDVWDVLHCAATKPFGFAAFHPGPGVGGHCIPVDPLYLQSKANTVGFSFSTLAAAREVNQRIPEHVVTRVAKLIEEQGKPVSGARVVLLGVTYKRDVSDTRESPAFPVARGLLARGADVRFHDPHVPSFAVDDSQLAKVDRLADALQSADIAILLQDHACYDPVELAASGCALLDTRGRSTGKNVTLL, from the coding sequence ATGTCCGCAGAACTGGTCGTCGTCGGACTGGGCTACGTCGGGTTGCCGCTGGCAGCCCGGGCGTGTGAAGCCGGCTTGGCGGTCATCGGCTTGGACATCAGCAGCGAGGTGGTGGCCGAGGTCAACGCAGGTCGGTCGCACGTCCAGGACGTCTCCGACGAGGTGGTCGTCGGGATGACGGCGAACGGGTTCACCGCGACGACCGACCCTTCGGTGCTCGGCGCCGCCGAAACCATCGTGCTCTGCGTACCCACTGGGTTGTCGGACACCGGGGAGCCGGACCTGACGGCGGTGCGGACGGCGGCCCGAACTGCTTCCGGGTGGCTGTGCCCGGGGACCCTCGTGGTCCTGGAATCCACCTCTTACCCGGGTACCACAGAGGAAGTGGTGCGCCCGATCCTGGAGCAGGGCAGCGGGTTGCGCGCAGGTGACGACTTTCACCTGGCCTACTCCCCAGAGCGAATCGACCCGGGCAACGCGGCGTTCGGGGTCCAGAACACACCGAAGATCATCAGCGGTGTCACACCGCTTTGCGCCAAGTACGGTGTCGCGTTCTACGGCCGGTTCGTCGACACCCTGGTGGTGTCTCGTGGCACGCGGGAGGCTGAGATGGCCAAGGTCCTGGAAAACACCTATCGCTACGTGAACATCGCGTTGGTGAACGAGGTCGCGCTGTTCTGCGACCAGATGGGCATCGACGTCTGGGATGTGCTGCATTGCGCTGCGACGAAGCCGTTCGGTTTCGCCGCGTTCCATCCAGGGCCGGGAGTCGGGGGCCATTGCATCCCGGTCGACCCGCTGTATCTTCAAAGCAAGGCGAACACAGTGGGATTCTCCTTCAGCACGCTCGCCGCCGCGCGCGAGGTGAACCAGCGCATACCGGAGCACGTAGTGACTCGGGTGGCGAAGCTCATCGAGGAGCAGGGCAAGCCGGTTTCCGGTGCGCGGGTGGTGCTGCTGGGCGTGACCTACAAACGGGATGTGTCCGATACGCGTGAGTCGCCGGCGTTCCCGGTAGCGCGCGGACTGTTGGCCAGGGGTGCGGACGTTCGCTTTCATGATCCCCACGTGCCCTCGTTCGCGGTGGACGATTCGCAGCTGGCCAAAGTGGACCGGCTGGCCGATGCGCTGCAGAGTGCGGATATCGCGATCCTGCTACAGGACCACGCGTGCTATGACCCCGTAGAACTGGCAGCTTCCGGGTGTGCGCTGTTGGACACCCGGGGACGCAGCACGGGCAAGAACGTGACTCTGCTGTGA
- a CDS encoding DUF4239 domain-containing protein: protein MVLLPLCVVGFIVLNARRKTAVSGEADSDSQAFVGGVLNALFTVVLAFYIVFAWQNGDDIDKASEQEANALIDTHWQISTAPEPHANTIRSLTAQYAARVADHEWSALDRGETDPETERLLNSLRAEVLALPADDETLKTAREQSMDNLRQIDEGHRQRVNVATDDQNFNIMLLTASILGGVLMIAFPLIIGLSMRPANIATMVLLTLTISLTIFISIELLHPFHGPFSVAPDAFREALAAFATSAHAGT from the coding sequence ATGGTGCTGCTTCCCCTGTGCGTCGTTGGGTTCATCGTGCTCAACGCACGCCGCAAGACCGCGGTTTCCGGCGAGGCGGACTCCGATTCGCAAGCGTTCGTCGGCGGCGTACTCAACGCCTTGTTCACCGTCGTGCTGGCGTTCTACATCGTGTTCGCCTGGCAGAACGGCGACGACATCGACAAGGCCTCAGAACAGGAGGCGAACGCGCTCATCGACACACATTGGCAGATCAGCACAGCGCCCGAGCCACATGCCAACACCATCCGCTCCCTGACCGCCCAGTACGCAGCACGGGTCGCCGACCACGAGTGGTCAGCACTGGATCGGGGCGAGACCGACCCCGAGACCGAGCGGCTCCTGAACTCGCTACGTGCCGAGGTGCTCGCGCTCCCTGCGGACGACGAGACGCTCAAGACAGCGCGGGAACAGTCGATGGATAACCTCCGACAGATCGACGAGGGGCATCGCCAGCGGGTCAACGTGGCCACCGACGACCAGAACTTCAACATCATGCTGCTGACGGCCAGCATCCTCGGTGGCGTGCTGATGATCGCCTTCCCGCTGATCATCGGGCTCAGCATGCGGCCAGCGAACATCGCGACGATGGTACTGCTGACATTGACCATCAGCCTCACCATCTTCATCTCAATCGAGCTCCTGCACCCGTTTCACGGACCGTTCAGCGTCGCCCCCGACGCCTTCCGAGAGGCACTGGCCGCGTTCGCCACTTCCGCACACGCAGGTACCTGA
- a CDS encoding IclR family transcriptional regulator domain-containing protein: protein MLKPCHAGLEEATTATNEPGRPDRNSGGRPGTPRVVETGLRPLGPGTITGAGRLREELDTLRGTGIAYEAEESGPGVACAAAPVVHRTGNPIAGLSISTRLGQVDVSSLGPAVRTAAIALGRQAGQMPSLAGSAWAGLR from the coding sequence ATTCTGAAACCCTGCCACGCCGGCCTGGAGGAGGCCACCACCGCGACGAATGAGCCAGGACGCCCAGATCGGAATTCCGGTGGTCGACCCGGGACACCACGGGTCGTCGAGACCGGGCTGCGGCCGCTCGGGCCGGGCACGATCACCGGCGCGGGGCGGCTGCGCGAGGAACTGGACACCCTCCGCGGGACCGGGATCGCGTACGAAGCCGAGGAATCCGGCCCGGGCGTCGCCTGCGCTGCCGCCCCGGTCGTGCACCGGACCGGCAATCCGATCGCCGGGTTGTCGATCAGCACGAGGTTAGGCCAGGTGGACGTCTCCTCGCTCGGCCCGGCCGTGCGCACCGCGGCGATCGCGCTGGGCCGCCAGGCCGGCCAGATGCCCAGCCTGGCCGGGTCGGCGTGGGCGGGACTGCGGTAG
- a CDS encoding oxygenase MpaB family protein — MTTPLWTDDMLDRMRRLGDPLADAAIAETYDLGQQDQVRQVLFGLERNNDPLPTGLPQQVQHYFDEAVLPEWADSTLMDRGRTLLGRYENSLVSTLLCYSLVACYSCGDGARVLGMSQRLTSGVYRRLMETSQFLVDVLDKDGLGAGGKGLRSAQKIRLLHATMRYHLSQRKDWDSAWGVPVNQEDLAGTLMSFSVVIPRGLERLGIDLAEEDRDAFFHIWRVIGHVLGVDAQLNAACFDDGSALWDTILRRQQSTSEAGIALTKGVLDFIREVLPGPALAGVGPTLIRHLAGDETADLVAVPPADLSQLAVGAGSALNFGYGETSNTVPLAAKAAGELGTVVFKAGLRLTNRGRRYNWEVPTGLTAAN, encoded by the coding sequence ATGACCACTCCGCTGTGGACGGACGACATGTTGGACCGGATGCGAAGGCTCGGAGACCCCCTGGCTGACGCCGCGATCGCCGAGACCTACGACCTGGGGCAGCAGGATCAGGTGCGGCAGGTCCTATTCGGACTCGAGCGGAACAACGACCCACTCCCCACCGGTCTACCCCAGCAGGTGCAACACTACTTCGACGAAGCCGTGCTACCCGAGTGGGCCGACTCGACGTTGATGGACCGAGGCCGCACCCTGCTCGGTCGCTATGAAAACTCTCTTGTCTCGACGCTGTTGTGCTACTCGCTGGTGGCCTGCTATAGCTGCGGCGACGGCGCCCGGGTCCTGGGCATGTCACAACGATTGACCTCCGGTGTCTATCGACGGCTCATGGAAACCTCGCAGTTCCTGGTCGACGTTCTCGACAAGGACGGTTTGGGTGCCGGCGGCAAGGGCCTGCGCTCGGCGCAGAAGATCCGGCTGCTGCACGCCACCATGCGCTACCACCTATCGCAGAGGAAGGATTGGGACTCGGCCTGGGGTGTTCCCGTCAACCAGGAAGACCTCGCGGGGACGCTGATGAGCTTCTCGGTGGTCATTCCCAGGGGCCTGGAACGGCTAGGCATCGACCTGGCCGAGGAGGACCGGGACGCCTTCTTCCACATCTGGCGGGTCATCGGCCACGTACTGGGCGTCGACGCACAGCTCAACGCCGCCTGCTTCGATGACGGCTCGGCCCTCTGGGACACGATTCTGCGCCGACAGCAGAGCACCTCGGAAGCGGGCATCGCCCTGACCAAGGGCGTGTTGGACTTCATCCGGGAGGTACTGCCCGGGCCCGCCCTCGCCGGCGTGGGCCCCACCCTGATCCGGCACCTGGCGGGCGACGAGACAGCCGACCTCGTAGCCGTCCCACCGGCGGATCTCAGTCAGCTCGCGGTCGGCGCCGGATCAGCCCTCAACTTCGGCTACGGCGAGACGAGCAACACCGTTCCGCTGGCCGCTAAGGCGGCGGGCGAACTGGGCACGGTGGTGTTCAAGGCCGGCCTCCGTCTCACGAACCGGGGACGCCGATACAACTGGGAAGTCCCAACCGGCCTCACCGCGGCAAACTGA
- a CDS encoding SSI family serine proteinase inhibitor, translating into MFAKSKRRALIVGAALIGAVSAPVAVATETSAAPKKSVASTVRLSVSSDGSGVSRTVVLRCHPTGGNHKRTVEACAQLDQVGGSFTALRAEEPRACTLEYAPVTASATGTWRGSEVRFEETYSNSCALRVETGVVFDF; encoded by the coding sequence ATGTTTGCTAAGTCGAAGCGACGCGCTCTAATTGTTGGCGCTGCCCTGATCGGCGCGGTATCAGCGCCTGTGGCGGTCGCCACGGAGACGTCGGCCGCACCGAAGAAGAGTGTCGCGAGTACGGTTCGCCTCTCTGTTTCCAGCGACGGTTCGGGCGTGAGCCGCACGGTCGTGTTGCGCTGCCACCCGACGGGCGGCAACCACAAGCGGACCGTGGAAGCCTGTGCTCAACTCGACCAAGTCGGTGGATCTTTCACAGCTTTGAGGGCCGAAGAGCCCCGTGCGTGCACGCTGGAATACGCTCCGGTCACGGCCAGCGCTACAGGCACCTGGCGTGGATCCGAAGTCCGTTTCGAAGAAACCTATTCCAACAGCTGTGCCTTGCGTGTGGAAACAGGTGTGGTGTTCGACTTCTAA
- a CDS encoding NUDIX hydrolase, translated as MSWSELDQQILPDDTRWGQGFAGHAYTDSELAEFTQHVAETPQPGYGPRLHTSAEGFERTEHGYVLPPGYDATGAPHRAGVNPARLDPDIPTAADAWQLSAALQQHFWQGGFALDQHGRPVHPHADQLLDSIGMNTGIGWGRRLGENVLVDAVVLIGDGVLLWATGDAGRWALPGGYPVPGDYGLTDADWNAGRRPVTVEGIQATARRKVAAETGIDLPQDCPGEIVRGIRPISSPHILRTKEASR; from the coding sequence ATGTCCTGGTCCGAACTTGACCAGCAGATTCTGCCCGACGACACACGCTGGGGGCAGGGCTTCGCCGGACACGCCTACACCGACAGCGAACTCGCCGAGTTCACCCAGCACGTGGCCGAGACCCCGCAGCCCGGCTACGGACCGCGCCTGCACACCTCGGCCGAGGGGTTCGAGCGCACCGAACACGGCTACGTCCTGCCGCCCGGCTACGACGCGACCGGCGCGCCGCACCGTGCCGGTGTGAACCCGGCGCGGCTCGACCCCGATATTCCGACGGCGGCGGACGCCTGGCAGCTTTCCGCTGCGCTGCAGCAGCACTTTTGGCAGGGCGGGTTCGCCCTGGACCAGCACGGCAGGCCCGTCCATCCGCACGCCGACCAGCTGCTGGACAGCATTGGCATGAACACCGGCATCGGGTGGGGACGGCGGCTCGGCGAAAACGTCCTCGTCGACGCCGTGGTCCTCATCGGTGACGGGGTCCTGCTGTGGGCCACCGGCGATGCCGGCCGGTGGGCCCTACCCGGCGGATACCCGGTTCCCGGGGACTACGGGCTGACCGATGCCGACTGGAACGCGGGCCGGCGCCCGGTCACCGTGGAGGGCATCCAGGCCACCGCGCGGCGCAAGGTTGCCGCGGAGACCGGCATTGACCTGCCGCAGGACTGCCCTGGTGAGATCGTGCGCGGGATCCGCCCGATCAGCTCCCCGCACATTCTCCGGACTAAAGAGGCGTCCCGGTAG
- a CDS encoding site-specific integrase — MLSATGSLRGALRRGPRSTEELVDAYGLRCTQVRDLLVRYLDERRPSVDYSTLRQLATKLAKNFWGDLERHHPGFDSLHLPAEVAAAWKERLRLVTRRDGATAPRKERFSILMSVQAFYQDIREWALEDASWAPFVTPCPIARGELDGMAKHKKAVQAAMHQRVRDRLPHLSRRVDGAEQHRHNMAEALDTATKTLVEGIFEHSGARYRRLPRYAPTRQRSSRHRGAPAVLIERVDTRDQVSLTHAEDEAFWAWAIVETLRHTGIRIEELLELTHLALVQYRLPDTGEVVPMLQIVPSKSNEERVLLVSPELASVLASIITRLRTRHGGHIPTVSRYDPHEKITGPALPHLFQRITRYSWNTSVISANGVYKLLQLVVGQSGITDDMGQPLRYAPHDFRRIFTTDAVIGGLPVHIAAKLLGHRHISTTESYLAVFQDELVRTCRAFLDKRRALRPGEEYREPTDAEWNEFHQHFHLRKLELGDCGRPYGSPCQHEHACIRCPMLRVNPKQRGQLVEIVHNLGERIQEAKLNGWLGEVQGLNTSLEAAKKKLVSLDRSIRRNQSSKDTGPTLLGIPTIGQPGTLTSEGPRTVSE, encoded by the coding sequence GTGCTGTCGGCGACCGGCTCTTTGCGAGGCGCGTTGCGCCGTGGTCCACGTTCGACCGAGGAACTGGTCGATGCCTACGGTCTGCGCTGCACACAGGTCCGTGACCTGCTAGTCCGCTATCTTGACGAACGTCGCCCCAGCGTCGATTACAGCACTCTCAGGCAGCTCGCTACCAAGCTGGCAAAGAACTTCTGGGGTGACCTTGAACGGCACCATCCCGGGTTCGACTCGCTGCACCTTCCGGCAGAGGTCGCCGCAGCCTGGAAGGAACGTCTACGTCTGGTGACCAGGCGAGATGGCGCCACTGCGCCCCGCAAAGAACGCTTCTCGATCCTGATGTCAGTACAGGCGTTCTATCAAGACATTCGAGAGTGGGCGTTGGAAGACGCTTCCTGGGCGCCGTTCGTGACGCCCTGTCCAATCGCCCGCGGTGAACTTGACGGTATGGCCAAGCACAAGAAGGCCGTCCAGGCAGCTATGCATCAGCGGGTTCGGGACCGACTGCCGCACCTCTCCCGACGCGTTGACGGCGCAGAACAACACCGCCACAACATGGCCGAGGCGCTGGATACTGCCACCAAGACCCTAGTTGAGGGCATCTTCGAACACAGCGGAGCCCGGTATCGGCGCCTGCCTCGATACGCCCCGACACGGCAGCGTTCCTCACGGCACAGGGGAGCGCCGGCGGTGCTCATCGAACGCGTCGACACCAGGGACCAGGTGAGTCTCACCCATGCTGAGGACGAGGCGTTCTGGGCGTGGGCGATCGTCGAGACCTTGCGGCACACCGGGATCCGCATTGAAGAACTACTGGAACTGACTCATCTGGCCTTGGTGCAGTATCGGTTGCCGGACACCGGTGAAGTCGTCCCGATGCTGCAGATCGTGCCCTCGAAGTCCAACGAGGAACGGGTGTTGCTGGTCAGCCCCGAGCTGGCCAGCGTGCTGGCCAGCATCATCACCCGCCTGCGGACCCGACACGGAGGCCACATCCCTACCGTCAGCCGCTACGACCCCCACGAGAAGATCACCGGGCCCGCGCTTCCGCATCTGTTCCAACGCATAACCCGATATAGCTGGAACACAAGCGTGATTTCCGCAAACGGCGTCTATAAGCTGTTGCAACTGGTGGTCGGCCAGTCGGGCATCACCGACGACATGGGCCAGCCGCTGCGCTACGCACCTCATGACTTCCGGAGGATCTTCACCACGGATGCCGTGATCGGCGGGCTGCCGGTGCACATCGCGGCCAAGCTGTTGGGCCACCGCCACATCAGCACTACCGAGTCCTACCTGGCGGTGTTCCAGGACGAGTTGGTCCGCACCTGTCGAGCTTTCCTGGACAAACGCCGTGCCCTGCGCCCCGGCGAGGAATACCGTGAACCGACCGACGCCGAGTGGAATGAGTTCCACCAGCACTTCCACCTGCGCAAACTCGAACTCGGCGACTGCGGGCGCCCCTACGGATCCCCCTGCCAGCATGAGCACGCCTGCATCCGCTGCCCGATGTTGCGGGTGAACCCCAAGCAACGCGGCCAGCTCGTTGAGATCGTCCATAACCTCGGCGAACGCATCCAGGAGGCCAAGCTCAATGGCTGGCTCGGCGAAGTCCAAGGGCTCAACACCAGCCTGGAGGCGGCGAAGAAGAAGCTGGTCAGCCTCGACCGCAGCATCCGACGCAACCAGTCCAGCAAAGACACCGGACCGACACTGCTCGGCATTCCGACCATCGGGCAACCGGGTACTCTGACCAGTGAAGGACCCAGAACGGTCTCTGAGTAG
- a CDS encoding tyrosine-type recombinase/integrase, protein MAVFDEVERDVTRIVLPRWGGVAWVDDPVPWLVVDDHGAPVEPVRWFFRHLMAQGKASSSLRSYGYDLLRWWRWLQVIEVEWNKVTTAEVRDFVLWLRQAKKPRRHPRTQSASTAGQVNPVTRKKNLGDGYEARTIRHSNAVLRSFYEYWITDQGQGPLVNPVALDRAGRRANAHHNPLGPIRPEGRIRYNPKLPKQQPRAIPDEHWKKLFAGLRSNRDRAVLELSVSNGARAAELLGMCPVDVDWGEQKIRVYRKGTRAAQWLPASPDAFIWLRLYLAELGTPLEPNDPLWWTLRRRDRGDGLRRQPMNYEALRAVLRRANVLLGTNYTMHDARHTSAIRMHRDDTLSLRDIQEILGHAHLSTTAETYLAEDTDAIIRRVAQHLAERERRAAQPPPSVAIGYDSADLNVLFGGTSR, encoded by the coding sequence GTGGCCGTGTTCGATGAGGTCGAGCGGGATGTCACCCGCATCGTCCTGCCCCGCTGGGGCGGGGTGGCCTGGGTTGACGATCCGGTGCCGTGGCTGGTGGTCGATGACCACGGGGCGCCGGTGGAGCCGGTCCGGTGGTTCTTTCGGCACCTGATGGCCCAGGGCAAGGCGTCGTCGAGTCTGCGCAGCTACGGCTACGACCTGCTGCGCTGGTGGCGGTGGCTGCAGGTGATCGAGGTGGAGTGGAACAAGGTCACCACGGCCGAGGTCCGCGACTTCGTGCTCTGGTTACGGCAGGCGAAGAAGCCTCGCCGCCATCCCCGCACCCAGTCGGCATCGACGGCGGGTCAGGTGAATCCGGTGACACGCAAGAAGAATCTCGGTGACGGCTATGAGGCCCGGACGATCAGGCATTCTAACGCGGTGCTGCGCAGCTTCTACGAGTACTGGATCACCGATCAGGGCCAGGGCCCGCTGGTCAACCCCGTGGCCCTGGACCGGGCGGGTCGGCGAGCCAACGCGCACCACAACCCGCTGGGACCCATCCGACCGGAAGGCCGGATCCGCTACAACCCGAAGCTGCCCAAGCAGCAACCCCGGGCGATCCCGGACGAGCACTGGAAGAAGCTGTTCGCCGGCCTGCGATCGAACCGCGACCGGGCGGTGCTGGAGTTGTCGGTGTCCAACGGCGCCCGCGCCGCAGAACTGCTCGGGATGTGCCCGGTCGATGTCGACTGGGGCGAGCAGAAGATCCGGGTCTATCGCAAGGGAACCAGGGCTGCGCAGTGGCTTCCGGCCAGCCCGGATGCGTTCATTTGGCTGCGGCTCTACCTCGCCGAACTCGGCACACCCCTGGAGCCCAACGACCCGTTGTGGTGGACCTTACGTCGCCGCGACCGCGGCGACGGGCTGCGGCGCCAGCCGATGAACTACGAGGCCCTGCGGGCGGTGCTGCGCCGGGCCAACGTCCTGCTCGGGACGAACTACACCATGCACGACGCCCGCCACACCTCCGCGATCCGCATGCACCGAGACGACACCCTGTCGTTGCGCGACATCCAGGAAATCCTCGGCCACGCCCACCTGTCCACCACCGCCGAGACCTACCTCGCCGAAGACACCGACGCGATCATCCGCCGCGTCGCCCAGCACCTGGCCGAACGTGAACGCCGCGCCGCCCAACCCCCACCGTCAGTCGCGATCGGCTATGACTCTGCCGATCTGAATGTCTTGTTCGGAGGCACGTCCCGGTGA
- a CDS encoding transposase: protein MAAPKKYPDELRERAVREVAESGRPIAHVARDLGIHPEALRNWVRQAEADRGERTDRATTSEKDELTRLRREVAELRRANEILKAASVYFAKELDRPRRACQVGCVQDPIVDGVRRWPRLIRSSRKDIRSGPLGSRRGRRGMRSTRWSRPACSME, encoded by the coding sequence ATGGCTGCTCCGAAGAAGTACCCCGACGAACTGCGTGAGCGTGCGGTGCGTGAGGTGGCCGAGTCCGGCCGGCCGATCGCGCATGTCGCTCGTGATCTCGGTATCCACCCCGAGGCGCTGCGTAATTGGGTCCGGCAGGCCGAGGCCGACCGCGGTGAACGCACCGATCGAGCCACGACCAGCGAGAAAGACGAGCTGACACGGTTGCGCCGCGAGGTTGCCGAGCTGCGGCGGGCCAACGAGATCCTCAAGGCGGCGAGCGTGTATTTCGCCAAGGAGCTCGACCGTCCCCGGAGGGCGTGTCAGGTGGGTTGTGTACAAGATCCGATAGTTGATGGAGTACGCAGATGGCCACGTCTGATCCGCAGCAGCAGGAAGGACATCCGTTCGGGGCCGCTGGGCAGTCGCCGCGGTCGGCGCGGGATGCGGTCAACGAGATGGTCGAGGCCGGCCTGCTCGATGGAGTGA